The Ochrobactrum quorumnocens genome has a segment encoding these proteins:
- a CDS encoding AraC family transcriptional regulator, translated as MPMLRSAVSVFDPDLTLLPAVAHKLDFADHEAEVPLHVHRKGQLILALHGAVTCTAGNEIWIVPPNCGVWIPGGVPHSARATANAQLNYLFVEPGSAELPESSCTLSVSPMIREMVDRLARERADYLADSHAARIAQVILYELAQMPHERFNLPISSHPKIRAMADALTIEPSDRSTLSDWAKRVAMSERSLARLLIRETGLTFGRWRQQLHLIVALRELASGGTVQNVAAELGYESVNAFITMFKKALGSTPAQYFAQRSASMY; from the coding sequence ATGCCTATGCTGCGATCCGCTGTTTCAGTTTTCGATCCCGACCTCACGCTTTTGCCTGCGGTCGCCCACAAGCTTGATTTCGCCGATCATGAGGCAGAGGTGCCTCTTCACGTACACCGAAAGGGTCAGTTGATCCTTGCTCTACATGGAGCCGTCACATGCACCGCGGGCAACGAGATATGGATCGTGCCCCCGAATTGCGGGGTCTGGATTCCCGGCGGCGTGCCCCATAGCGCCCGCGCGACCGCGAACGCCCAGCTCAACTATCTGTTCGTAGAACCGGGGTCGGCGGAGCTACCCGAGAGCAGCTGCACCCTCTCGGTTTCCCCTATGATCCGCGAGATGGTCGACCGGCTTGCCCGGGAGCGTGCGGACTATCTGGCCGACAGCCATGCCGCACGGATCGCGCAGGTGATCCTCTATGAACTTGCGCAGATGCCGCATGAGCGGTTCAATCTACCGATCTCCAGCCATCCGAAAATCCGGGCGATGGCAGATGCTCTGACGATCGAGCCTTCAGACCGCAGTACGCTGAGCGATTGGGCGAAGCGGGTCGCAATGAGCGAGCGGTCACTGGCGCGCCTGTTGATCCGGGAGACGGGACTGACGTTCGGACGCTGGCGGCAGCAACTTCACCTTATCGTCGCGCTTCGTGAACTGGCCAGTGGCGGGACGGTGCAGAATGTTGCCGCTGAACTGGGATACGAGTCGGTCAACGCATTTATCACTATGTTCAAGAAAGCCTTGGGAAGCACGCCAGCTCAGTATTTTGCGCAACGTAGTGCGTCCATGTATTAA
- a CDS encoding efflux RND transporter permease subunit — translation MNFNLSAIAVRERAITLFFIVLLAAAGAYAFVKLGRAEDPSFTIKTLTVTSVWPGATAREMQDLVAEPLEKRIQELTWYDRVETTTRPGYAYLTVTLKDNTPASAVAGEFYQARKKLGDEARNLPPGVMGPFVNDEYSDVSFGLYALKAKGMPMRDLVRQAEVIRQDLLHVPGVKKINIVGERPEQIFVEFSYAKLATLGISAQDIASALQRQNTVTPAGSIDTSGPQVFIRFDGAYNSVQAIADTPIVAAGRTLKLSDLAEVRRGYQDPATYIIRHEGEPTIMLGAVMQAGWNGLDLGKALEARSAAIAQTLPLGMTLTKVSDQAVNIDEAVGEFMLKFAMALGVVLFVSLVALGWRVGIVVALAVPLTLAVVFLIMLETGRFFDRITLGALILALGLLVDDAIIAIEVMVVKMEEGMDRIKAAAYAWSHTAAPMLSGTLVTIIGLMPVGFAKSTAGEYAGNIFWVVGFALIVSWIVAVTFTPYLGVKMLPNIKPVEGGHHAIYDTPNYRRLRSVIEFAVRHKFMVCAVVGISMAVSVVGMGGVKQQFFPTSDRPEVLVEVRMPEGTSIEATTSAVKRVEDWLQTQPETNIVTSYVGQGAPRFFFAMAPELPDSAFAKIVVLTPDAHAREELKHRLRGAISEGLVPEASVRVTQLVFGPYTPFPVEFRIMGPDQDELYKISEQALAIMKTVPDVRQANRDWGNRTPVLRFVPDQERLNLIGLSPSEAAQQLQMLLSGIPITQVRDNIRNVPVVARSAGENRLDPSRLADFSLMSRDGRQVPLDQLGHSEIRFEEPILKRRDRTPVITIRSDINEATQPPEVSQQVMKALQPLIASLPVGYRIEMGGNIEESLKANVALAQVFPLMIAAMLIVIILQVRSLSTMTMVMLTAPLGLAGVVPTLLLFNQPFGFNAILGLIGLAGILMRNTLILTEQIKENQAAGLDDYNAVIEATVQRTRPVILTALAAILAFIPLTHSVFWGSMAYTLIGGTAAGTVMILLFLPALYAVWFRIKQPAITRAIHHVIIPS, via the coding sequence ATGAACTTCAATCTCTCCGCCATCGCCGTTCGCGAACGCGCCATCACCCTGTTCTTTATCGTTCTTCTCGCCGCCGCCGGAGCCTACGCCTTTGTGAAGCTGGGACGCGCCGAGGATCCGTCGTTCACCATCAAGACATTGACGGTCACCTCGGTCTGGCCGGGCGCAACGGCGCGGGAAATGCAGGACCTTGTCGCTGAGCCACTCGAGAAACGTATCCAGGAACTCACATGGTACGACCGTGTCGAGACGACGACGCGACCGGGTTACGCCTACCTCACGGTGACACTGAAGGACAACACCCCGGCCAGCGCAGTCGCTGGAGAATTTTATCAGGCGCGCAAGAAACTCGGGGACGAAGCCCGCAATCTTCCGCCGGGTGTTATGGGTCCGTTCGTCAACGACGAATACTCCGATGTCAGCTTCGGCCTTTACGCACTGAAGGCAAAGGGTATGCCGATGCGCGATCTCGTGCGGCAAGCGGAGGTCATACGCCAGGATCTTTTGCATGTTCCCGGCGTCAAGAAAATCAACATCGTCGGCGAGCGTCCCGAGCAGATTTTTGTCGAGTTCTCCTACGCGAAGCTCGCGACACTCGGCATATCCGCGCAAGATATCGCTTCCGCGTTGCAGCGACAGAACACGGTTACGCCGGCCGGTTCTATCGATACAAGCGGCCCACAAGTCTTTATCCGTTTCGACGGAGCCTATAACAGCGTCCAGGCGATTGCTGACACACCGATCGTAGCTGCTGGACGTACGCTCAAGTTGTCCGATCTGGCGGAGGTGCGGCGCGGTTATCAGGATCCTGCCACCTATATCATCCGCCACGAGGGCGAGCCGACAATCATGCTGGGCGCTGTCATGCAGGCAGGCTGGAATGGCCTTGATCTTGGCAAGGCACTCGAGGCTCGCTCCGCCGCCATTGCACAGACACTGCCGCTGGGCATGACGCTGACCAAAGTCAGCGATCAAGCCGTCAATATCGATGAGGCAGTCGGCGAGTTCATGCTCAAGTTCGCGATGGCGCTTGGCGTGGTTCTGTTTGTCAGTCTGGTGGCACTCGGCTGGCGCGTTGGCATCGTTGTCGCACTTGCTGTGCCACTCACCCTTGCGGTGGTCTTCCTCATCATGCTGGAGACTGGGCGTTTCTTCGACCGCATTACGCTTGGCGCGCTGATCCTCGCGCTTGGCCTTCTTGTCGATGATGCCATCATTGCCATCGAAGTGATGGTGGTGAAGATGGAAGAGGGCATGGACCGCATCAAGGCGGCCGCCTATGCCTGGAGCCATACGGCAGCGCCGATGCTGTCCGGCACTCTGGTCACGATCATCGGACTGATGCCCGTGGGTTTTGCCAAGTCGACCGCAGGCGAATATGCCGGCAACATCTTCTGGGTCGTGGGCTTTGCGCTCATCGTATCCTGGATCGTCGCTGTCACCTTCACGCCCTATCTCGGTGTGAAGATGTTGCCCAACATCAAGCCGGTCGAGGGCGGTCATCACGCTATTTATGACACGCCGAACTATCGTCGTTTGCGTTCCGTGATCGAGTTCGCCGTCCGCCATAAGTTCATGGTCTGCGCTGTGGTCGGCATTTCCATGGCCGTTTCGGTTGTCGGCATGGGCGGCGTGAAGCAGCAGTTCTTCCCGACATCAGATCGTCCAGAGGTCCTGGTCGAAGTGCGCATGCCCGAGGGCACGAGCATCGAGGCCACGACATCGGCGGTGAAGAGGGTTGAAGACTGGCTGCAGACCCAGCCCGAAACCAATATCGTTACGTCTTACGTAGGACAGGGTGCACCCCGGTTCTTCTTTGCCATGGCACCGGAATTGCCCGATTCCGCCTTTGCTAAAATTGTCGTGCTGACGCCTGACGCCCACGCCAGGGAAGAACTCAAACACCGCTTGAGAGGTGCCATATCAGAGGGTCTCGTTCCCGAGGCATCCGTGCGTGTGACCCAACTTGTCTTTGGTCCATACACACCGTTCCCGGTCGAGTTCCGGATCATGGGTCCTGATCAGGATGAGCTTTACAAGATTTCCGAGCAGGCTCTGGCGATCATGAAGACCGTGCCCGATGTTCGTCAGGCCAACAGGGATTGGGGCAACCGCACACCTGTTCTGCGATTTGTGCCCGACCAGGAGCGGCTCAATCTGATTGGTCTTTCTCCATCGGAGGCGGCCCAGCAGTTGCAGATGCTGCTCTCCGGCATCCCCATCACGCAGGTGCGCGACAATATCCGCAACGTGCCTGTCGTTGCGCGAAGTGCTGGCGAAAATCGCCTCGATCCGTCACGTCTCGCCGACTTCTCGCTGATGAGCAGGGATGGCCGTCAGGTTCCGTTGGATCAGCTCGGGCACTCGGAGATCCGGTTTGAAGAACCTATCCTGAAACGTCGTGACCGGACCCCGGTCATCACGATCAGGTCGGATATCAACGAGGCGACGCAGCCTCCGGAGGTTTCCCAACAGGTCATGAAGGCCCTGCAGCCGCTGATCGCATCGCTTCCCGTTGGATATCGCATCGAGATGGGTGGCAACATCGAGGAATCTCTCAAAGCCAATGTTGCGCTTGCGCAGGTGTTCCCGCTGATGATTGCTGCCATGCTGATCGTTATCATCCTGCAGGTTCGCAGTTTGTCGACCATGACAATGGTTATGCTAACCGCACCCCTTGGTCTTGCCGGGGTGGTTCCGACATTGCTTTTGTTCAATCAACCCTTCGGGTTCAACGCCATTCTCGGCTTGATCGGACTGGCTGGCATTCTGATGCGCAACACGTTGATCCTGACGGAGCAGATCAAGGAGAACCAGGCGGCTGGGCTCGATGACTACAACGCTGTCATTGAGGCGACGGTGCAACGGACAAGACCAGTGATCCTGACGGCACTTGCTGCAATTCTGGCGTTCATACCATTAACCCACTCAGTGTTCTGGGGGTCCATGGCATACACATTGATTGGAGGAACTGCAGCGGGGACGGTGATGATCCTCCTCTTCCTTCCTGCGTTGTATGCTGTGTGGTTCCGGATAAAGCAACCAGCGATAACGCGCGCTATTCATCATGTAATTATTCCGAGCTAG
- a CDS encoding efflux RND transporter periplasmic adaptor subunit: MKRKLVLTFVGLVAAAGAAWAFFVVFEPTKQEALAADPRTASPLVRVAEATTTGTAERSFTGTVASRVQSNLGFRVPGKIVERLVDVGQQVKQGQPLMRIDGTDLQLALTAKRNTVTAARAVLVQAQADEKRYAALVKNGLAATPQRYEQAKAALDTATAQLAAAEADAEVAENAATYTTLLADSDGTVVETAGDPGQVVAAGQTVVQLAQAGPREAIIWLPETLRPKVGSEAQASVYGSDGLSGNAKLRQISDSADPQTRTYEARYVLEGGAASAPLGSTVTIKILDADRQSEVAIPVGAILDDGSRTGVWIVNGTPSTVKFTPVKVRQIGEETAFVTGIGTGEQVVALGAHLLDDGVTVRIASQQEVKN; this comes from the coding sequence ATGAAACGCAAACTTGTCCTGACTTTCGTAGGTCTCGTGGCAGCGGCCGGCGCAGCCTGGGCCTTTTTCGTGGTTTTTGAACCCACCAAGCAGGAAGCGTTGGCCGCTGACCCAAGAACGGCTTCTCCCCTCGTAAGGGTGGCGGAGGCAACGACCACCGGTACAGCGGAACGCTCATTCACGGGCACGGTCGCGTCCCGCGTGCAGAGCAACCTGGGATTCAGAGTCCCTGGCAAGATCGTTGAGCGGCTGGTCGATGTCGGCCAGCAGGTGAAGCAGGGCCAACCGTTGATGCGGATTGACGGGACTGATCTGCAGCTTGCGCTGACGGCGAAACGCAACACCGTTACCGCAGCACGTGCAGTTCTGGTTCAGGCGCAGGCGGACGAAAAGCGCTATGCGGCCCTGGTGAAGAATGGGTTGGCTGCCACGCCCCAGCGTTACGAACAGGCGAAAGCAGCGCTCGACACTGCCACGGCACAGCTGGCTGCGGCGGAGGCAGACGCAGAGGTGGCCGAAAATGCGGCGACCTACACCACTCTTCTTGCAGACTCGGATGGAACAGTTGTCGAAACGGCCGGTGATCCGGGGCAAGTGGTGGCTGCTGGCCAGACGGTCGTACAACTGGCGCAGGCAGGTCCTCGCGAGGCGATCATCTGGCTGCCTGAGACGCTGCGACCTAAGGTGGGATCGGAAGCGCAGGCCAGTGTCTATGGAAGCGACGGACTCAGCGGAAACGCCAAGCTGAGACAAATATCCGATTCGGCTGATCCTCAAACCCGGACCTACGAAGCCCGGTACGTTCTCGAAGGAGGCGCAGCCTCCGCGCCCCTCGGCTCGACAGTGACGATTAAAATTCTCGATGCCGACCGCCAGTCGGAGGTCGCCATACCAGTGGGTGCAATTCTGGACGACGGTAGCCGCACGGGCGTGTGGATTGTCAACGGCACCCCATCGACTGTGAAGTTTACGCCGGTCAAGGTTCGCCAGATTGGCGAGGAGACTGCGTTTGTCACGGGGATTGGCACCGGAGAGCAGGTCGTTGCTCTGGGCGCACATCTTCTCGACGATGGCGTGACCGTCAGGATTGCCTCGCAACAGGAGGTGAAAAACTGA
- a CDS encoding TetR/AcrR family transcriptional regulator, whose protein sequence is MRVSRAQAEENRETVINVASRLFRKHGFDGIGLKDLMKGAGLTQGGFYKQFASKDNLAALASRRAMESATRRWSTAAANSSDPLEAVIAFYLSSDHRGEKAEGCPLVALGSDATRQSEEVRRPFEDGIRAHFEVLDELMEDSKGSDPSAKSMAILSLMVGAVTLSRIIEDEHLSQGILDAAAGEVRRIAQGDEVA, encoded by the coding sequence ATGAGAGTGAGCCGGGCACAGGCCGAAGAAAATCGCGAAACGGTCATTAACGTTGCAAGCCGTCTGTTTCGAAAGCATGGATTTGACGGAATTGGCCTCAAGGATCTGATGAAGGGCGCCGGCCTTACGCAGGGCGGTTTCTACAAGCAGTTCGCATCGAAGGACAACCTTGCTGCATTGGCGTCGAGGCGTGCGATGGAAAGTGCGACCCGGAGATGGTCGACGGCGGCCGCGAACAGTTCCGATCCCCTTGAGGCGGTAATTGCGTTTTATCTTTCCTCGGACCACCGGGGCGAGAAGGCTGAAGGCTGCCCTCTGGTGGCGCTGGGATCTGATGCCACCCGCCAGAGCGAAGAGGTCAGGCGACCGTTCGAGGACGGGATACGAGCTCACTTCGAGGTTCTGGATGAACTGATGGAGGACAGCAAGGGCTCCGATCCCAGCGCAAAATCGATGGCGATATTGTCCCTTATGGTCGGGGCTGTGACATTGTCGCGGATCATCGAAGATGAGCATTTATCTCAGGGCATCCTCGACGCAGCGGCCGGCGAGGTCAGACGCATTGCGCAGGGCGACGAGGTTGCTTGA
- the fabF gene encoding beta-ketoacyl-ACP synthase II codes for MRRIVVTGMGAVSPLGANVGISWSRLLAGQSGIRRLTDDIVADLPSKIGGVVPSIMEDPEGGFDPDTIMAPKDQRKVDRFIIFALAAAEEALAQANWTPTSNEDQLRTATIIASGIGGFPAITEAVRTVDQRGVRRLSPFTIPSFLVNLAAGQVSIRHGFKGPLGAPVTACAAGVQAIGDAARLIRSNEADIAICGGTEACMNIVSLGGFAAARSLSTGFNETPSKASRPFDVSRDGFVMGEGAGMLVIEALSHALARGATPLAELVGYGTTADAHHITSGPEDGNGARRAMEIAIAQADISACEIGHLNAHATSTPVGDLGEMRAIKSVFGSDRSIAVSGTKSATGHLLGAAGGMEAIFTILALQNQIAPPTLNLNDPDPEADGIDFVATHARSLNTEFAISNGFGFGGVNASAIFRRWD; via the coding sequence ATGCGTCGTATCGTTGTTACAGGAATGGGAGCTGTCAGCCCCCTTGGTGCAAATGTCGGGATCTCCTGGTCCCGCCTGCTTGCGGGACAGAGCGGTATCCGACGGTTGACCGACGATATCGTCGCAGACCTGCCGTCCAAGATAGGCGGCGTTGTTCCTTCTATCATGGAAGATCCAGAAGGCGGCTTCGATCCCGACACGATCATGGCTCCCAAGGATCAGCGCAAGGTCGACAGGTTTATCATCTTCGCACTGGCGGCCGCTGAAGAGGCTCTCGCACAGGCGAACTGGACGCCGACGTCGAATGAAGACCAGCTAAGAACAGCGACGATCATCGCATCGGGGATCGGCGGCTTTCCCGCAATCACCGAAGCCGTGCGTACCGTCGATCAACGCGGTGTACGCCGTCTTTCGCCTTTCACCATTCCCTCGTTTCTCGTCAACCTCGCAGCGGGGCAGGTTTCGATCCGCCATGGCTTCAAAGGCCCCCTTGGTGCGCCGGTCACCGCGTGTGCCGCCGGTGTTCAGGCAATCGGCGATGCTGCAAGGCTCATCCGATCCAATGAAGCCGACATCGCGATATGCGGCGGAACCGAAGCCTGCATGAATATCGTCAGTCTGGGCGGTTTTGCCGCCGCAAGATCGCTATCGACCGGGTTCAATGAGACCCCGAGCAAGGCATCGCGTCCCTTCGATGTGTCGCGTGACGGGTTCGTCATGGGCGAAGGGGCCGGCATGCTGGTCATCGAAGCGCTGAGCCACGCTCTTGCGCGCGGCGCCACGCCGCTTGCCGAACTCGTCGGATACGGCACGACAGCTGACGCCCATCACATCACCTCCGGACCCGAAGACGGCAACGGAGCGCGCAGAGCGATGGAAATTGCCATTGCACAAGCAGACATTTCCGCATGTGAAATTGGCCATCTGAATGCTCACGCGACTTCAACTCCCGTTGGGGATTTAGGAGAGATGAGGGCCATCAAAAGTGTTTTTGGTTCTGACAGATCGATCGCTGTCAGCGGCACAAAATCGGCGACCGGACACTTGCTGGGTGCTGCAGGAGGCATGGAAGCCATCTTCACAATTTTGGCTCTCCAAAACCAGATCGCACCACCGACGCTAAATCTCAATGACCCGGATCCTGAGGCTGACGGTATCGATTTTGTTGCTACTCATGCGCGATCACTGAACACTGAATTCGCCATATCAAATGGCTTTGGTTTTGGCGGCGTCAACGCAAGCGCAATTTTCCGACGGTGGGACTAA
- a CDS encoding NAD-dependent succinate-semialdehyde dehydrogenase, with product MIQQHGMHRLQERLTDPSLLRDKAYIAGEWVSADSGDTVAVIDPATNLKIGSVPNMGASETRHAIKVAEKARHGWAALAAMERAIVLRRWFDLIVANLPDLAVIMTAEQGKPLAESQAEIRYAASFAEWFSEEAKRAYGDLIPAPRARTRIMVLKQPIGVVAAITPWNFPAAMITRKCAPAFAAGCSVVVKPSEFTPYSALALAELAERAGIPKGIFNIVTGDAAAIGGELTSSPIVRKISFTGSTRVGKLLLEQSANTVKKVAMELGGNAPLIVFDDADLDVAVQGVLNAKFRNTGQTCICPNRIYVHENVHDVFIDRLSTAVRSMKVGDGFVDGVQQGPLINEAALTKVERHVADALSKGARIVVGGKRHVLGGTFYEPTVLTNVDATMLFENEETFGPVAPVQRFSDEKSVIKAANATSSGLAAYIFTRDLDRMWRVAEQIESGIVGVNEGLVSNEVAPFGGIKESGIGREGSKYGIEEFLELKYVCITQSAT from the coding sequence ATGATCCAGCAACACGGTATGCACCGACTACAGGAGCGCCTCACCGATCCTTCGTTGTTGCGCGACAAGGCGTATATCGCTGGCGAGTGGGTGAGCGCCGACAGCGGTGATACAGTCGCTGTCATTGATCCGGCGACGAATCTCAAGATTGGTTCGGTGCCCAATATGGGCGCATCTGAGACTCGCCACGCCATCAAAGTTGCAGAAAAAGCTCGTCACGGCTGGGCTGCCCTGGCTGCCATGGAACGCGCAATAGTATTGCGTCGCTGGTTCGACCTGATTGTTGCAAATCTTCCGGATCTTGCAGTAATTATGACAGCTGAGCAGGGGAAGCCTCTGGCTGAAAGTCAGGCAGAGATCCGCTATGCAGCCTCCTTCGCGGAATGGTTCTCGGAAGAAGCAAAGCGCGCATATGGCGACCTGATTCCTGCACCGCGCGCCCGGACTCGCATTATGGTCCTTAAGCAGCCGATAGGCGTTGTCGCAGCGATCACCCCGTGGAACTTCCCCGCTGCGATGATTACCCGCAAATGCGCTCCGGCTTTTGCTGCAGGCTGCTCCGTTGTAGTGAAACCCTCCGAATTTACGCCATATTCGGCGCTGGCCCTGGCTGAGCTTGCGGAACGAGCCGGCATACCGAAGGGTATTTTCAACATCGTAACCGGTGACGCTGCAGCAATCGGGGGAGAGTTGACCTCAAGCCCGATCGTGCGCAAGATCAGCTTCACCGGTTCCACCCGCGTCGGCAAGCTCCTCCTCGAACAATCGGCAAATACAGTGAAAAAGGTCGCGATGGAGCTTGGCGGTAACGCCCCACTCATCGTCTTTGATGATGCTGATCTCGATGTCGCTGTGCAAGGGGTTCTCAACGCAAAATTCCGTAACACCGGACAAACCTGCATCTGCCCGAACCGTATATATGTGCATGAAAACGTCCACGATGTATTCATTGACCGGCTGTCGACCGCAGTTCGTTCAATGAAGGTCGGCGACGGATTTGTCGACGGCGTGCAACAAGGCCCCCTGATCAATGAGGCAGCATTGACGAAGGTGGAACGTCATGTCGCCGACGCGCTCAGCAAAGGCGCGAGAATTGTGGTGGGGGGAAAGCGCCACGTGCTCGGAGGGACTTTCTACGAGCCTACCGTACTGACGAACGTGGATGCGACAATGCTATTCGAGAACGAAGAAACGTTCGGCCCTGTTGCCCCCGTGCAGCGCTTCTCGGATGAGAAAAGCGTCATCAAAGCTGCCAATGCTACCAGCTCCGGGCTCGCAGCTTACATATTCACCCGCGATCTCGATCGAATGTGGCGGGTTGCCGAACAGATCGAGTCCGGGATTGTCGGTGTCAATGAAGGACTTGTGTCGAACGAGGTTGCGCCGTTCGGCGGCATCAAAGAATCCGGTATCGGTCGCGAAGGCTCAAAGTACGGGATCGAGGAGTTCCTCGAGTTGAAATATGTCTGCATTACTCAATCCGCAACCTGA
- a CDS encoding amino acid ABC transporter substrate-binding protein, translating into MKITNTMKQGVLAGATALMGAMAFAGAAQAGSALEAIKSRGTLVCGVGQAVPGFSAPAANGELAGIDIDYCKSMAAAILGDSSKVTYRQTSYSERFVLLSSGEIDVLAHDTTTTLNREGAQSARFTSPNYFDGYTFMVPKSLGVDSPDKLADATVCILQGSTFEVNTENFFKSRGLKYTPLVLSAWEQLDAAFFGGRCDAFGGNYGNLAGSRAGNGNVDDYIIFPNFITLEPYAPAVKSGDEQLFLIARWAMFALVEAERLGITQANVADLAKNSVDPEVKQILGTTPGNGKDLGMSDDWVVQIVSAVGNYGESFERNLGKASPLKLDRGLNDLWTKGGLMYAAPLR; encoded by the coding sequence GTGAAAATCACGAATACTATGAAACAAGGAGTTCTGGCCGGCGCAACCGCCCTTATGGGAGCAATGGCCTTTGCAGGAGCTGCGCAGGCAGGCAGCGCCTTGGAAGCCATCAAGTCGCGGGGCACGCTCGTCTGCGGCGTCGGCCAAGCAGTCCCCGGCTTTTCAGCACCAGCAGCGAACGGTGAACTCGCTGGTATCGATATCGATTATTGTAAGTCGATGGCAGCCGCCATTCTCGGCGACTCTTCCAAGGTAACTTATCGTCAGACGTCCTATTCAGAGCGCTTCGTGCTGCTGTCTTCAGGCGAGATAGATGTTCTTGCTCACGACACGACGACCACGCTAAACCGCGAAGGCGCTCAAAGCGCTCGGTTTACATCGCCAAACTATTTCGATGGGTACACCTTCATGGTGCCGAAATCACTCGGCGTGGACAGCCCGGACAAATTAGCCGATGCCACAGTTTGTATCTTGCAGGGCTCGACCTTTGAAGTGAACACTGAGAATTTCTTCAAGTCGCGCGGACTGAAATATACACCGCTGGTACTAAGTGCATGGGAACAGCTTGACGCTGCCTTCTTTGGAGGCCGTTGTGATGCCTTTGGCGGCAACTACGGCAACCTCGCGGGATCACGGGCCGGTAACGGCAACGTCGATGACTACATCATCTTCCCAAACTTCATAACGTTGGAGCCCTACGCTCCGGCCGTGAAGAGCGGTGATGAGCAGCTCTTCCTTATAGCTCGCTGGGCTATGTTCGCTCTTGTCGAGGCCGAGCGACTCGGCATCACGCAAGCAAATGTCGCAGATCTTGCGAAAAACTCGGTTGATCCGGAAGTGAAGCAGATATTAGGTACAACGCCGGGTAACGGCAAGGATCTCGGCATGTCAGATGATTGGGTCGTGCAGATCGTCTCAGCCGTCGGGAACTATGGCGAGAGCTTCGAACGTAACCTTGGAAAGGCGTCGCCCCTCAAACTCGACCGCGGTCTCAACGACCTGTGGACGAAAGGCGGCCTCATGTATGCAGCACCGTTACGTTAA
- a CDS encoding amino acid ABC transporter permease, giving the protein MRSERLQNALFVAAVIAILAWLSHNLASNLAARGINIDYGFLWGPTSFPIGESLISFSSGDNYFRALLVGLLNTVKLALVAIILSTVLGLLIGLAGRASHPQLRTVARTYIEVTRNTPLLLILVVCATAVRVLPPPRQAWNFWDSVFVSSRGVHIPTVLVGDAGPALAIITVVGFLSCYTFWRLMVRKRNETGLFSRPATRGFFFSIAALVGVVIYTFSWCEIQKPSLTGFNFRGGMGMTPEYIAMLAGLSFYTSGFIAEIVRGSLAALPKGQSEAAGSLGLSPLLTLYLVLAPQALRLMLPPLANQYLNTIKNTTLAVLIGYPDLVSVGNTALNQTGRAIETVSIYLIIYLTLSLLTSAVIRWLEKRAQLVKT; this is encoded by the coding sequence ATGCGTAGCGAGCGCCTTCAAAACGCGCTGTTTGTCGCGGCAGTCATCGCAATCCTTGCATGGCTGTCGCACAACCTTGCGTCCAATCTCGCCGCCCGTGGCATCAACATTGACTATGGTTTCCTCTGGGGACCCACATCATTTCCGATCGGGGAATCCCTGATTTCTTTCAGTTCGGGCGACAACTACTTCCGCGCCCTACTAGTCGGGCTGCTGAACACAGTCAAATTGGCCTTAGTCGCAATTATTCTGTCCACGGTGCTTGGTCTTCTTATTGGCCTCGCAGGGCGTGCGAGCCATCCACAGCTTCGTACAGTGGCAAGAACGTATATTGAGGTTACGCGCAACACACCGCTTCTACTCATCCTCGTTGTCTGCGCGACTGCAGTACGGGTGCTTCCGCCGCCACGTCAAGCCTGGAATTTTTGGGACTCCGTCTTCGTCTCGAGCCGTGGTGTTCATATTCCGACCGTGCTAGTCGGTGATGCTGGGCCCGCTTTGGCCATTATAACTGTGGTCGGCTTTCTCAGCTGTTACACGTTTTGGCGTCTCATGGTGCGCAAGCGCAACGAGACAGGCCTTTTCTCCCGTCCTGCGACACGCGGCTTTTTCTTTTCGATCGCAGCACTTGTGGGCGTCGTTATATATACATTCAGTTGGTGCGAGATCCAGAAACCATCTCTAACAGGCTTCAATTTCCGTGGCGGCATGGGCATGACCCCGGAATACATCGCGATGTTGGCCGGTCTCTCTTTCTACACTTCGGGGTTTATTGCCGAGATCGTGCGGGGAAGCCTTGCAGCATTGCCAAAAGGACAATCGGAAGCAGCCGGCTCACTTGGCCTCAGCCCATTGCTAACACTCTATCTGGTTCTGGCACCGCAGGCTTTGCGGCTCATGCTACCACCGTTGGCCAACCAGTATTTGAACACGATCAAGAACACAACGCTGGCGGTCCTCATTGGTTACCCGGATCTAGTTTCCGTGGGAAACACCGCACTTAATCAGACCGGACGAGCTATTGAGACAGTCTCCATATATCTAATAATATACCTCACGCTCAGTCTACTGACCTCTGCGGTCATCCGATGGCTGGAAAAGCGCGCTCAATTGGTGAAAACATGA